The genomic segment AACAATATTTACTTATAAATTTGGGTATAAGTTTAGAAAATCATACTTTGATTATATTGACTATGCTAATAGAATTCCAGACTTTGTTCCTAAAGAATTTGAAAATAGGTGGCGTAAACCAGGGGATGAAAACATAACAAATGTACCCAGACTTCCAGATGATAATGCAGATTTAATATCTAAAAATAATACATTTTATATAAATGGCTCCCAAAATATTTTAGATGGTTCTCACATTAGATTTAAGCAAATAAATCTTTCCTATCGTCTTCCTAAAAGTGTTACAGAAAAACTAACCATTCAATCCTTAAAGTTTGGTTTTCAGGTAAGAGATTTGGGTGTAAAAGTATTTAATAGTGAAAGAGTAGATCCAGAAAACAATAGCTTTAATGTAGGGTACATACCTATACAACCCGAGTATACTTTTAGTGTAAATGTAAACTTTTAATTAAATAAAATATGAAAACATATATATATTCAGTCTTATTTATATTCTTACTTTCTTGTAGTAAAGATTATTTAGACATTGTTCCAAAAGGATTTGTAATGCTTACTAAAGTCGAAGATTATAGGTTAATGTTAGACCAGATAGACAGGAAAGGTGATTCAAATGGTTTTTTTTATTGTAGTGATAATGACCAATATTTATCGGACGAGGTAAAAATAACAGATGATTATAACAAAGTTTCTCCTTCGAGATATAATCGTAAGTCTATAAACCAATATTTATGGAAAGATAATAGTGTGGAAATAAATCAGAACTTTAGAGATTTAGATTGGGATGCGCTATTCAACCAAATATACATTAGTAACATTGTTATTAACGGAGTTCTAGGTGCAAAAGGTAAAGTTAAAATAAAAGAACAACTATTAGCGGAAGCAAAAACTCACCGAGCTTATGCGTATTTAGTTTTAGTTAATTTGTATAGTAAGCATTATAACCCAACAACTTCCAATGCAGATTTAGGCGTTCCTTTATTAACAGAAGCTATTCTTGAAGGTTCTTTAAAACGAGCAACTGTTCAACAAACTTATGATTTTATTTTAGAGGATTTAAAAACTTCTATTAAAGCTTTACCAGATTTTCCAGAATGGAACCATAGGCCATCAAAAGCATCGGTCTATGCTCTCTTAGCTAGAACATACTTGTATATGGGCGATTTTAATAAAGCACTTACTTTTTCTAATAAGTCTTTAACCATTTATTCATCGTTAATAAACTATACCCAATTACCTGCAACTTCAATTGTTTCTTTATATCCGAACTTAGTGAGTTTTCCGACATATCATGAAAACACTGAAGTTTTATTAGCTAAAGGAAGGTTGTCAGTTGCATATTTGCCAACCGAACTTAGCGATACGCATTTGGCTCTTTTTGATACTGCAAATGATATAAGATATAAGGGGGTTTTTGCTAAAGACTTTGTAGCTCCTAGTTTTATTACGGTGGCTTTTGATGGCCAATTAGGGCAAGGTATTAGATTAATTGGCCCAAGTGTTCCAGAAATGATGCTAACAAAAGCAGAATGTCTTGCTAGACAAGGAGACATTACTGCACCCATAGATATAGTTAACGATTTACGAAAAAAAAGAATTGAGAATGTTGTCGATTTAGGATACCCTGCAACTAGTAACGAGGCTTTAAGAATTGTAAAAGATGAAAGAAGAAGAGAATTTACCAATAAAGGACTGAGGTGGTATGACATAAAAAGATATAACGTTTACGACAATGCCAATATTACATTAACCAGAACGTATAAAGGAGAAACACAAACCCTGGCTCCAGGAGATAATAGATGGGTGTTTCCTATCGCAAAAATATATACATCTTTAAATCCAGAATTAGAACCTAATCCTTAATAATTTGCCTAAACCATTTAAAGAGTTGCTTATTTATTATTTTTAAGCTATTTTACTCTAATAAGATAATAAAGTAATTTAAAAGAAAACACATGTTAAAAAAAGTCTCGATTTTTTTGTTAATTATCGTTCTTGGATGTAAAAACCAACTACCAATATCTGAAAGTTTAGAAAAAAAACAAACTTCTGGAGTTTTTCTGAGCTATATAGACGCTTCAATAAAACCTGGAGACAACTTTACAGCCTACGTGAATGGTAATGGTTTACAACCCAAAATGGTAGAATTTTATAAATTTACAAGAAGTATAAATTCAAATATTATCAGTTCAGTTATTTCAAAACAAGGTTCTTTAAGCTCAGATGAACAAAAAATAAAAGACTTATATCAATCATTTATTAACTTCAAGAAAAGAGATAGCATAGGAGTTTTACCTCTAAAACAGGAATTTTCTAAGATAGACGCCATTAAAACAACTTCTGGTTTAATGGCTTACTTTGCATATGCAAATATATATGGGTATGAAGTTCCACTAAAAATAAATGTAAATAACAAGAAGCAAATCTTATTGGAAAAAGGAGGTTTGCAATTAGGAAATTCTAGAATTTATGTTAACACAGACAATAAAAGATATAAAAATTATATAAAAAATCTTTTTACAAAAACTGGATTTTTTTTTGATGAAAACACTATTTCATCTATTGTAGAATTAGAAACCAAATTAGCGAAAATACATCAAAATATAGATAATAAAAGTTCTAATGAATCTACTGTTTTTACATTAAATAAACTCAATAATGTAGTACCTAAAATTAATTGGGATAGATATTTTAAAGAAGCTTTTTTAAGTATGGAGGTTAAAACAGTTGTATCTTCACAGGAATATTTACAAAAACTTGCAGGCCTAATTGAAATTACAGAATTATCAGTATGGAAGAGTTATTTAAAATGGGCTCTTTTATTTAAAGGTGCTACATTTTTAAATAAGTCTATTTACAATGCTTACGCTAGTTTTTATGGAATTAATATCTCTGAAAATTTTAATAGAGAAGCAGTACGCTGTATAAAAGATAATTTACAAGAATTAATTAGCAAAAAATTTGTAAAAACATACTGTACAGATAAAGTTAAAAAGCGAGTAGAAGATATTGTTTTAAACATCCAGAAAGCTTATGTTTTAAGAATTAAGAAATTGGACTGGATGAGTAGTAAATCGAAAGAAGAAGCTCTTGATAAACTTAAAAAACTTAGAAAAATTATAGGTTATGTTGATAATTGGACAGATTATAATGATTTAGTAATTACGCCTAACAACTTGTATGAAAATATTAGGCAACTTAATTTATTTAACTATAAACAAAGCCTTACTAGGTTGTTAGAAGATAGTATTAATAGTAACTCAAAAAGATTTTCACCATTAATACCCAATGGTTATTTTATGCCGAGTGAAAATAAAATATGGATTTCTGCGATGCTATTTAGTAGCCCTCCTTATTTTACAGAATCAGCAGAAGAAGCCATAAATTATGGAGCTATCGGTGCTGTAATAGGTCATGAACTTGGTCATGCTTTTGATTCTAATGGGAGTTTATATGACAGTAAGGGTGTTAAAAGAGATTGGTTAGTAAAAGAAGATAGGCAGAAGCTTAATAAAAAAATGGATACCCTTGTAAAACAGTACGATGCATATGAGATAATACCAGGTCATTATGTAAACGGAAAAGAAACACTAGGAGAAAATTTAGCCGATTTAACAGGGTTAAGTATGGCAATAGAAGCATATAAAAGATTACGTAAAGATGATATTATTATTGATGGTTTTACATCTTTACAACGTATTTTTATTGGCTATGCATCAATTTATGATAATGTTAGCAATAATAAGTATTTTTTAAACAACCCCCAAAGTAAATATCCTCCATCCAAATTTAGAGTAAATGGTGTAGTAAGAAATATAGACGAATTTTATGAAGCTTTTCAAGTAAAACCTACTGACTCTCTTTATCTTTCCCCTAATAAGAGACTTAAAATATGGTAATTTTTGTGCAAAAAACAGTTCACTTTTGTAAAATGTTCAGAGCAAAATCATACTTCATAATTTAATCGACATTTTTCTTATGAACCTAATAAAAAAACAAGGCATTCAGGTAAAAAAGATTTAAAAATGGTTTGGAAAGATAAATATCTGCTAAAAAATATCCAGTATAAGAGTATGATTTTTCTCAGAAGCTAAAATTACCAAAATGTTAAATTTGGTTATTTTTTTATATCTTTAGCAAAATTTTAAACATTTATTTTTGATTAAATGGATACTGCATCTTTGTTTAACTATAATGAAAACTTAAAAAAAAATGGAAATGAATCATTTTTTTTTAAGGAAAAGAAAGTTATAAATGGTGTCTCAGATTTACAATTATGGCAAGAGTTTAAATCTGGAAGTGAGTCTGCATTTGCTACAATATATAAAAACCACGCAGCAAAACTATATAGCTATGGTTTAAAACTGGTAAGAAATGAAGATTTAGTAAAAGATTCTATACAAGATTTATTTGTTGATATTTGGAACTCTAAAGATAAATTAGCAAATGTAACTTCTATAAAAGGATATTTATACAAATCAATTAGAAGAAAATTAATAAGAGAAGCTACAAAGCAAAGAAAGTTTTTCGATAATACTAAAGATATAAGTAATCTGTTAAGTTCAACACCATCTGCAGAGTTTAACCTTATTGAAAAGCAACATTTTGATCGTGATTGTAAAATATTAAAAAAACATATTGCTACTTTATCGCAAAAGCAAAAAGAAATTATTCATTTAAAATTTTATGCCAACTTAAGTTACGAAGATATAATGGAGGTAATGTCTTTAGATAAAAAAGCCACCTACAACTTAATGTCTCGAACAGTAAAAATTCTTCGTAAACAAATGAAATTTTCTCTTATTTTTCTAATGCTCTTATTTTCTTTTTAAGTTCCACAAACTTCACATTTATTTCTTCTTTTTTTTTCTACAAAAGAAACATCTATTTTTAAGATAATTTTAAACATCATAAAAAAAAACGTTTTTTTTTTGAAGTAAAAATTAAACTTTCTGCTCTTGTAAAATAACACCTATTTAATGTTAGTGTGTTTTTGGTTTAAAAATTACTTTTTTTAGAAATTATAACTTTTATATGAAATATAATTATTTTGGTGTTGAAGACTTCATAAAAGATGAATATTTCCAGAAATGGATTTTATCAACAGATGAAATGACAGATAATTTTTGGGAAAATTGGTTGTTAAAACATCCAAATAAAAAAGATGACGTTGCAGAAGCTAAACGATTTATTCTTTTAATGAATTTTAACCCAGATGAATTCTCGGATACAGATTTTAACACAACATGGCAAAATATTATTGAAAAAAGAGACTATGTAAACAAAAAAAGTAGCCCTAAGTTTTACATATTAAAAGTAGCAGCATTATTGGTTTTGTTTCTTAATTTGGGTTATTTTTTGTTAAATCAAAAAACAACCAAAAAAGCTCATGCAAAAATAATTATCCCTAATAAAAGCATTACTTTAAAATTAGAGAATGGTACTACCAAAGTTATTAAAGAAAATATAAACACTTCACTTGAAAACTCTAAAGGGAAGGTTTTCGGAAACCAAAAAGGAAACGAGTTAATTTATAAAAAAGAGATTGAAAAAGAAAAAATTGCATACAACACATTAACAGTGCCTTATGGGAAACGTTTTAAAGTTAAATTATCAGACGGAACAATAGTTCATTTAAACTCTGGAACATCTTTAAAATATCCTGTAAATTTTATAAAAGGGCAAGATAGATTGGTGTTTTTAGAAAATGGAGAGGCTTATTTTGAGGTAGCAAAAGACAAAGAGCATCCTTTTGTAGTAAATTCTAACCAAATGAATATAAGGGTTTTAGGAACTAAGTTTAATGTTTCTTCGTACCCAGAAGATAGTAGTATTAGTACTGTTTTGGTAGAGGGGTCAGTGAAAATTTATGATGCAAATAAAACCTACAATCCCAAAACAGCATTTCTTTTAAAACCTAACTTTAAAGCGCTATGGAAGAAAAAAACAAAAAAGATTGAAATAACAAATGCAGATGTCGATTTATACACAGCTTGGATATATGGTAAAATTATTTTTAGGTATATAACTTTTCAAGACATGTTAAAAAAGTTAGAGCGCCATTATAATGTAGAAATTATAGACAATAATAAAACACTAGATAATAAATTATTTGCAGCAAGTTTCGATATTGAAACAATAGAAGATGTTTTAGAAACCTTAAATACTAATTATCACATAAACTATACAATTAAAGATAATAAAATAATAATTAACTAAAATAACAAAAGTGCTTATGACATAATAGAATTATTCCGTTTAAAAAGAAAAGAATTTGCTGATTTTTTTTTCAGTATTGAATGTAAACTCAGGTTGCTTTT from the Polaribacter cellanae genome contains:
- a CDS encoding FecR family protein gives rise to the protein MKYNYFGVEDFIKDEYFQKWILSTDEMTDNFWENWLLKHPNKKDDVAEAKRFILLMNFNPDEFSDTDFNTTWQNIIEKRDYVNKKSSPKFYILKVAALLVLFLNLGYFLLNQKTTKKAHAKIIIPNKSITLKLENGTTKVIKENINTSLENSKGKVFGNQKGNELIYKKEIEKEKIAYNTLTVPYGKRFKVKLSDGTIVHLNSGTSLKYPVNFIKGQDRLVFLENGEAYFEVAKDKEHPFVVNSNQMNIRVLGTKFNVSSYPEDSSISTVLVEGSVKIYDANKTYNPKTAFLLKPNFKALWKKKTKKIEITNADVDLYTAWIYGKIIFRYITFQDMLKKLERHYNVEIIDNNKTLDNKLFAASFDIETIEDVLETLNTNYHINYTIKDNKIIIN
- a CDS encoding RagB/SusD family nutrient uptake outer membrane protein, whose amino-acid sequence is MKTYIYSVLFIFLLSCSKDYLDIVPKGFVMLTKVEDYRLMLDQIDRKGDSNGFFYCSDNDQYLSDEVKITDDYNKVSPSRYNRKSINQYLWKDNSVEINQNFRDLDWDALFNQIYISNIVINGVLGAKGKVKIKEQLLAEAKTHRAYAYLVLVNLYSKHYNPTTSNADLGVPLLTEAILEGSLKRATVQQTYDFILEDLKTSIKALPDFPEWNHRPSKASVYALLARTYLYMGDFNKALTFSNKSLTIYSSLINYTQLPATSIVSLYPNLVSFPTYHENTEVLLAKGRLSVAYLPTELSDTHLALFDTANDIRYKGVFAKDFVAPSFITVAFDGQLGQGIRLIGPSVPEMMLTKAECLARQGDITAPIDIVNDLRKKRIENVVDLGYPATSNEALRIVKDERRREFTNKGLRWYDIKRYNVYDNANITLTRTYKGETQTLAPGDNRWVFPIAKIYTSLNPELEPNP
- a CDS encoding RNA polymerase sigma factor; the encoded protein is MDTASLFNYNENLKKNGNESFFFKEKKVINGVSDLQLWQEFKSGSESAFATIYKNHAAKLYSYGLKLVRNEDLVKDSIQDLFVDIWNSKDKLANVTSIKGYLYKSIRRKLIREATKQRKFFDNTKDISNLLSSTPSAEFNLIEKQHFDRDCKILKKHIATLSQKQKEIIHLKFYANLSYEDIMEVMSLDKKATYNLMSRTVKILRKQMKFSLIFLMLLFSF
- a CDS encoding M13-type metalloendopeptidase, with product MLKKVSIFLLIIVLGCKNQLPISESLEKKQTSGVFLSYIDASIKPGDNFTAYVNGNGLQPKMVEFYKFTRSINSNIISSVISKQGSLSSDEQKIKDLYQSFINFKKRDSIGVLPLKQEFSKIDAIKTTSGLMAYFAYANIYGYEVPLKINVNNKKQILLEKGGLQLGNSRIYVNTDNKRYKNYIKNLFTKTGFFFDENTISSIVELETKLAKIHQNIDNKSSNESTVFTLNKLNNVVPKINWDRYFKEAFLSMEVKTVVSSQEYLQKLAGLIEITELSVWKSYLKWALLFKGATFLNKSIYNAYASFYGINISENFNREAVRCIKDNLQELISKKFVKTYCTDKVKKRVEDIVLNIQKAYVLRIKKLDWMSSKSKEEALDKLKKLRKIIGYVDNWTDYNDLVITPNNLYENIRQLNLFNYKQSLTRLLEDSINSNSKRFSPLIPNGYFMPSENKIWISAMLFSSPPYFTESAEEAINYGAIGAVIGHELGHAFDSNGSLYDSKGVKRDWLVKEDRQKLNKKMDTLVKQYDAYEIIPGHYVNGKETLGENLADLTGLSMAIEAYKRLRKDDIIIDGFTSLQRIFIGYASIYDNVSNNKYFLNNPQSKYPPSKFRVNGVVRNIDEFYEAFQVKPTDSLYLSPNKRLKIW